The sequence AGTTACTGGATGTATCAGATGCTGGCTTGTTGATGCCACCCAAATCCACCTGGTTTGAGCCTAAGCTACGCAGTGGCCTGTTGGTCCACCTAATGGATTAATGCATCCCCAGTTTACTTTTTGCAAGCTTGATGCGGCTAGCGTGATATAGCTGCAGCGCTCAGGCTATAGCAATGTTTTTCTATTCGACAATCTGATCCGCACCAAAGCGGTTTACTATACATACACACGTACGTTTGATTATGAGCACAACTCCCAACCTGCGTCGATATAATTTCTCTGCCGGCCCTGGTACACTGCCAGAAGCTGTACTGAATGAGGTGAAAAATGAAATCCCGGTCTATGAAGGCATTGGGGCTTCCGTGATGGAAATAAGCCATCGTTCGAATGCGTACACCGAGATTGCTGCCTCTGCCCGGACCCGACTCCGGAAATTGCTCGGTCTGGGCCGCGAATGGCACATCCTGTTTCTTACAGGGGGGGCATCCACGCAGTTTTATCAGGTGCCGCTGAATTTCCTGCCGGCTGATCGCAGCGCAGATTACCTCGTGACAGGTACGTGGTCTGTAAAAGCCGTGAAAGAGGCAAAAATGATTGGCGGTGTGAATGAAGCTGCTTCCAGTAAAGACCAAAACTTCTCCTATATTCCGCCAGTGGATGGCTGGCAACTCGACCCTGGTGCCGCGTACTTGCATTACACGTCAAACAATACGGTATCGGGTACCCAGTTTCATGTGGAACCGGAGGTGTCTGTACCACTGGTCTGTGACGCATCCAGTGATTTTCTGAGCCGCCATATGTCACTCGATCGGTA comes from Bacteroidota bacterium and encodes:
- the serC gene encoding 3-phosphoserine/phosphohydroxythreonine transaminase — protein: MSTTPNLRRYNFSAGPGTLPEAVLNEVKNEIPVYEGIGASVMEISHRSNAYTEIAASARTRLRKLLGLGREWHILFLTGGASTQFYQVPLNFLPADRSADYLVTGTWSVKAVKEAKMIGGVNEAASSKDQNFSYIPPVDGWQLDPGAAYLHYTSNNTVSGTQFHVEPEVSVPLVCDASSDFLSRHMSLDRYGLIYAGAQKNIGPAGVTVVLVNDEFLATRKTGLPTIMDYGTHAEKLFNTPPVFAVYMVEKVLRWLEGKGGIDGIEQINKEKSRRLYGRIDANDFYRGTAAVDSRSIMNVTFRLPSEALEAAFVAEAAEAGLEALKGHRSVGGIRASIYNACPLVAVDALVSFMDDFERKNG